In Candidatus Binatia bacterium, one DNA window encodes the following:
- a CDS encoding GH116 family glycosyl-hydrolase, whose product MAAQPIRFDSDSGAYHECRVKRGFPLGGIGAGNVCINTDGSFGELRSNNNWMCPVRDLRGSFFAVFAEHDGTRETVVLRRPPSPDAPPEYEGVHHVDSTTFIGLLPSFSLRFQHHLPIGIKLDGFTPHVPHDLASSTLPVAVLRFHLENPDDEPVVAAVLFSFENVLGRGGTGHLGVELGPEGELIGVRKRVVYDSIAGNYQEAVTVAGRRGVRFRTEQTYDERDHRRSVTGEYLILVESDDGLEVTVCDGWNADAPRSSVLETFSREGRVFCTDGGRRGEDGVYRPAAACAARCELAPRSNREVVFLLGWWTADHVTEPALARRAATSSTAADAGTRASDAEAHDGVRVGHVYEVYHRSLDEAAAKVLDERASLEERSTEVVRLLTDSTLPPWLVRALANSIDSTLCNSVVPQSGRLYTIEGVDWSWPMGGLTGTNDQRLSAQPYVATFFPELNLTELDEFRRLQDPRGAIPHGNGNCDLGLGTTDVPYGWPMYIKDFLPAKEWTDLTMSLVLQVGKVWRSTGRADVLERFWPSLVRGMEYLDGLAPRGVPEGGTTFDVWDFPGVFAYSTTLYLATLATMIDLATAVDQARIPDYRKLLATASLRLDELWDERGFFRTTPERDTIFTASLAGDWAARWAGLAPVVKYERCVSHVRHQQRVLVDAALEACGGRFRPLPRAEARFDGSEVEHPLARGLPQNETLTYVWQVISYQICLQIYVGEVEAALGTLRGICERIWRDGNAWSAGLRGNDESIYMTHGVLWAVLDALTGAALDVPRKTLHLGPRVGGEISRLRCPVFFPGAWALLEHDPDDKLVKLEVLRHFGDPVTIETVVTHAPSGSVRTHTLKPTELVAGTTLELHLERGKKEG is encoded by the coding sequence ATGGCTGCCCAGCCGATCCGCTTCGATTCCGATTCGGGCGCCTACCACGAATGTCGCGTCAAGCGCGGCTTTCCCCTGGGCGGGATCGGTGCCGGGAACGTCTGCATCAACACCGACGGCAGCTTCGGCGAGCTGCGCTCGAACAACAACTGGATGTGTCCGGTGCGCGATCTGCGCGGAAGCTTCTTCGCGGTCTTCGCCGAGCACGACGGAACGCGCGAAACGGTCGTGCTGCGCAGGCCGCCGTCGCCCGACGCGCCGCCCGAGTACGAGGGCGTGCACCACGTCGACTCGACGACGTTCATCGGTCTGCTGCCGTCGTTCTCGCTGCGCTTCCAGCACCACCTGCCGATCGGCATCAAGCTCGACGGCTTCACGCCGCACGTGCCGCACGACCTCGCGAGCTCGACGCTGCCGGTCGCGGTGCTGCGCTTCCACCTCGAGAACCCCGACGACGAGCCCGTGGTCGCGGCCGTGCTGTTCTCCTTCGAGAACGTGCTCGGGCGCGGCGGGACCGGACACCTGGGCGTCGAGCTCGGACCCGAGGGCGAGCTGATCGGCGTCCGCAAGCGCGTCGTCTACGACAGCATCGCCGGGAACTACCAGGAAGCGGTGACGGTGGCGGGACGGCGCGGCGTCCGCTTCCGCACCGAGCAGACCTACGACGAGCGCGACCATCGCCGCTCGGTGACCGGCGAGTACCTGATCCTGGTCGAGTCCGACGACGGCCTCGAGGTGACGGTGTGCGACGGCTGGAACGCCGACGCCCCGCGCAGCTCGGTGCTGGAGACGTTCTCGCGCGAGGGCCGCGTGTTCTGCACCGACGGCGGCCGACGCGGCGAAGACGGCGTCTACCGCCCGGCCGCGGCGTGCGCCGCGCGCTGCGAGCTCGCGCCGCGCAGCAACCGCGAGGTGGTCTTCCTGCTCGGCTGGTGGACGGCGGATCACGTCACCGAGCCCGCTCTCGCGCGGCGCGCCGCGACGTCGAGCACAGCGGCGGATGCCGGAACCCGTGCGTCGGACGCCGAGGCGCACGACGGCGTGCGCGTCGGGCACGTCTACGAGGTGTACCACCGCTCGCTCGACGAGGCGGCAGCCAAGGTGCTCGACGAGCGCGCGAGCCTCGAGGAGCGCTCGACCGAGGTCGTCCGCCTGCTCACCGACTCGACGCTGCCGCCGTGGCTCGTGCGCGCGCTCGCGAACTCGATCGACTCGACGCTGTGCAACAGCGTCGTGCCGCAGAGCGGACGCCTCTACACGATCGAGGGCGTCGACTGGAGCTGGCCGATGGGCGGGCTCACCGGCACCAACGACCAGCGGCTCTCGGCGCAGCCCTACGTCGCGACGTTCTTCCCGGAGCTCAACCTCACCGAGCTCGACGAGTTCCGCCGCCTGCAGGACCCGCGCGGCGCGATCCCGCACGGCAACGGCAACTGCGACCTCGGCCTCGGCACGACGGACGTCCCGTACGGCTGGCCGATGTACATCAAAGATTTCCTGCCGGCCAAGGAGTGGACCGATCTCACGATGTCGCTCGTCCTGCAGGTCGGCAAGGTGTGGCGCTCGACGGGACGCGCCGACGTGCTCGAGCGCTTCTGGCCCTCGCTCGTGCGCGGCATGGAGTACCTCGACGGCCTCGCGCCGCGCGGCGTGCCCGAGGGCGGTACGACGTTCGACGTCTGGGACTTCCCCGGTGTCTTCGCCTACAGCACGACGCTCTACCTCGCGACGCTCGCGACGATGATCGATCTCGCGACCGCGGTCGATCAGGCACGCATCCCGGACTACAGGAAGCTGCTTGCGACCGCCTCGCTGCGCCTCGACGAGCTCTGGGACGAGCGCGGCTTCTTCCGCACCACGCCCGAACGCGACACGATCTTCACCGCGTCGCTCGCCGGCGACTGGGCGGCGCGCTGGGCGGGTCTCGCGCCGGTCGTCAAGTACGAGCGCTGCGTGTCGCACGTGCGCCACCAGCAGCGCGTGCTGGTCGACGCCGCGCTCGAGGCCTGCGGCGGACGCTTCCGTCCGCTGCCGCGCGCGGAGGCGCGCTTCGACGGCAGCGAGGTCGAGCACCCGCTCGCCCGCGGTCTGCCGCAGAACGAGACGCTGACCTACGTCTGGCAGGTGATCTCGTACCAGATCTGCCTGCAGATCTACGTCGGCGAGGTCGAGGCCGCGCTCGGCACGCTGCGCGGGATCTGCGAGCGCATCTGGCGCGACGGCAACGCCTGGAGCGCCGGACTGCGCGGCAACGACGAGTCGATCTACATGACGCACGGCGTGCTGTGGGCGGTGCTCGACGCCCTGACCGGCGCCGCGCTCGACGTCCCGCGGAAGACGCTGCACCTCGGGCCGCG
- a CDS encoding DUF1614 domain-containing protein codes for MEDSLTPSSPGLRPRGPIVLLLGVALAALIGLIELGVLEFTWERLGIGHRTFGALLLVSLLGSAINVPLTAVGEPPERTVVAVNLGGAVVPTLLGLYLLFEHRLFVQGAIAIAVVAAVSYRLARPVPGVGIAVPIFLPPLTAAATALALAPDAAPALAYPAGSIGTLLGADLAHLPRIRELRSPLVSIGGAGTFDGVFVTGIIAVLLA; via the coding sequence ATGGAAGATTCCCTGACGCCCTCCTCGCCCGGGCTGCGTCCACGCGGACCCATCGTCCTGTTGCTCGGCGTCGCGCTCGCCGCGCTGATCGGGCTGATCGAGCTCGGCGTGCTCGAGTTCACCTGGGAGCGCCTCGGGATCGGGCACCGCACGTTCGGCGCGCTGCTGCTGGTGTCGCTGCTCGGCAGCGCGATCAACGTGCCGCTGACCGCCGTCGGCGAGCCGCCCGAGCGCACGGTGGTGGCGGTCAACCTCGGCGGTGCGGTCGTGCCGACGCTGCTCGGCCTCTACCTGCTCTTCGAGCATCGCCTGTTCGTGCAGGGCGCGATCGCGATCGCGGTGGTCGCCGCGGTGAGCTACCGGCTCGCGCGTCCCGTGCCCGGGGTGGGCATCGCGGTGCCGATCTTCCTGCCGCCGCTCACGGCCGCGGCGACGGCGCTCGCGCTCGCACCCGACGCGGCCCCCGCCCTCGCCTACCCCGCCGGCAGCATCGGGACGCTGCTCGGCGCCGACCTCGCCCACCTGCCCCGCATCCGCGAGCTCCGCTCGCCGCTCGTGTCGATCGGCGGCGCCGGGACGTTCGACGGCGTCTTCGTCACCGGCATCATCGCGGTGCTCCTCGCCTGA
- a CDS encoding GMC family oxidoreductase, with product MSGEVRVFAQYDRDVHESCDVVVVGSGPAGAVVAYEVARTGKDVVLLEEGPPFTAEDFVLDGSLSLARTMREGGLRSTRGGFYMPTMQAIALGGGSLVNSAICVRAPDFTLDAWCEEFELRRTTRADLDPHYQAVEDFLGIAPTPDEVQGLRNLLFRDGCNALGFSCEPIPRNVRGCRGSGECFTGCRSRAKQSVDISYVPAAVRHGMRVLTSVQVQRVLAQGRRATGIEGRVVRPFTGEPSHHVRVDAKIVVLAAGCMATPVLLHRSELANSSGAVGEYLQFHPGVAIMGVFPERTQPQFGATQGYQSLHFLRRGFKLETLWAPPGVLAVRLPGFGFDLKANLARFPYAAIWDAIASCNRSFGRVRPQRGTLDPVLTYRLHPEDVKILGEAMWVLAQIFFAAGATSILPGVHRLPDEMRSLREAEALRTHDLRASDLTCGGNHVFSTTRMHGDPKKGVVDEDGRCHDMDNLYIADTGIMPRSPSVNPMLTVMALAHRIGVGISSRL from the coding sequence ATGAGCGGCGAGGTTCGCGTCTTCGCGCAGTACGACCGCGACGTCCACGAGAGCTGCGACGTCGTGGTCGTCGGCTCCGGACCGGCCGGTGCGGTGGTGGCATACGAGGTCGCGCGAACCGGCAAGGACGTCGTGCTGCTCGAGGAGGGACCGCCGTTCACGGCGGAGGACTTCGTCCTCGACGGCTCGCTGTCGCTCGCGCGCACGATGCGCGAGGGCGGGCTGCGCTCGACGCGCGGTGGCTTCTACATGCCGACCATGCAGGCGATCGCGCTCGGCGGCGGATCGCTCGTCAACTCGGCGATCTGCGTACGCGCGCCGGACTTCACGCTCGACGCGTGGTGCGAGGAGTTCGAGCTGCGTCGCACGACGCGCGCCGACCTCGACCCGCACTACCAGGCGGTCGAGGATTTCCTCGGCATCGCGCCGACCCCGGACGAGGTGCAGGGGCTGCGCAACCTGCTGTTCCGCGACGGCTGCAACGCGCTCGGCTTCTCGTGCGAGCCGATCCCGCGCAACGTGCGCGGCTGCCGCGGCAGCGGCGAGTGCTTCACCGGCTGTCGCTCGCGCGCGAAGCAGTCGGTCGACATCAGCTACGTGCCGGCGGCCGTCCGCCACGGCATGCGCGTGCTGACCTCGGTGCAGGTGCAGCGCGTGCTCGCGCAGGGACGGCGCGCGACCGGCATCGAGGGCCGCGTGGTGCGTCCGTTCACCGGCGAGCCGTCGCACCACGTCCGCGTCGATGCAAAAATCGTCGTGCTCGCGGCGGGCTGCATGGCGACCCCGGTGCTGCTGCACCGCAGCGAGCTCGCGAACTCGTCGGGCGCGGTCGGCGAGTACCTGCAGTTCCACCCCGGCGTCGCGATCATGGGCGTCTTCCCCGAGCGCACGCAGCCGCAGTTCGGCGCGACGCAGGGCTACCAGTCGCTGCACTTCCTGCGGCGGGGCTTCAAGCTCGAGACGCTGTGGGCGCCGCCCGGCGTACTCGCCGTGCGCTTGCCCGGCTTCGGCTTCGACCTGAAGGCGAACCTCGCGCGCTTCCCCTACGCCGCGATCTGGGACGCGATCGCGTCGTGCAACCGCTCGTTCGGACGCGTGCGCCCGCAGCGCGGGACGCTCGATCCGGTGCTCACCTACCGGCTTCACCCCGAGGACGTGAAGATCCTCGGCGAGGCGATGTGGGTGCTCGCGCAGATCTTCTTCGCAGCGGGCGCGACCAGCATCCTGCCCGGCGTGCACCGTCTGCCCGACGAGATGCGCTCGCTGCGCGAAGCAGAAGCGCTGCGCACGCACGACCTGCGCGCGAGCGACCTGACGTGCGGCGGCAACCACGTCTTCAGCACGACGCGCATGCACGGCGATCCGAAGAAGGGCGTCGTCGACGAGGACGGCCGCTGCCACGACATGGACAACCTCTACATCGCCGACACCGGCATCATGCCGCGCAGCCCGTCGGTGAACCCGATGCTGACGGTCATGGCGCTCGCGCACCGGATCGGCGTCGGGATCAGCTCGCGTCTGTGA